A DNA window from Loxodonta africana isolate mLoxAfr1 chromosome 7, mLoxAfr1.hap2, whole genome shotgun sequence contains the following coding sequences:
- the LOC135231891 gene encoding olfactory receptor 4C16-like: protein MLLNNNVTEFILLGLTQDPVKRKIVFVFFLLFYLGTLLGNFLIIVTIKTSRALGSPMYFFLSYLSLSDTCFSTSVAPRMIVDALLKNNTISFSECIIQVFSAHFFGSLEILILILMAIDRYVAICKPLHYMSLMSRWVCSVLVAIAWVGACVHSLVQIFLTLSLPFCGPNVIDHYFCDLQPLLKLACADTYVINLLLVSNSGAICTVSFVMLMFSYVIILHSLRNHSAEGRKKTLSTCISHIIVVILFFGPCIFIYTRPATTFPMDKMIAVFYTIGTPLINPLIYTLRNAEVKNALRKLWSKKLISDDQR from the coding sequence ATGCTGCTGAATAATAATGTGACTGAGTTCATTCTGCTTGGGTTGACACAAGATCCTGTTAAAAGGAAAatagtgtttgtctttttcttgcttttctactTAGGAACGTTGTTGGGTAACTTCCTAATAATTGTTACCATCAAAACCAGCCGGGCACTTGGGAGCCCaatgtacttcttcctttcctatttATCCTTATCTGACACCTGCTTCTCCACTTCCGTAGCCCCTAGAATGATTGTGGACGCCCTTCTGAAGAATAACACTATCTCCTTTAGTGAGTGCATTATCCAAGTCTTTTCAGCCCATTTCTTTGGCTCCTTGGAGATCTTGATCCTTATCCTGATGGCCattgaccgctatgtggccatctgtaaaccCCTGCACTACATGAGCCTCATGAGCCGGTGGGTCTGCAGTGTGTTGGTAGCTATAGCCTGGGTAGGGGCCTGTGTGCATTCTTTAGTTCAGATTTTTCTGACGTTGAGTTTGCctttctgtggtcccaatgtgATTGATCACTATTTCTGTGACTTGCAACCCTTGTTGAAACTTGCCTGTGCAGACACCTATGTGATCAACCTACTGCTGGTGTCCAATAGTGGGGCTATTTGCACAGTGAGTTTTGTCATGCTGATGTTCTCCTATGTTATCATCTTGCATTCTCTGAGAAACCACAGTGCCgaagggaggaaaaaaacccTTTCCACTTGCATTTCCCATATCATCGTAGTCATTTTGTTCTTCGGTccttgtatatttatatatacacgcCCAGCAACCACCTTCCCCATGGATAAGATGATAGCTGTGTTTTATACAATTGGAACACCTTTGATTAACCCTCTGATTTATacactgagaaatgctgaggtgaAGAATGCCTTGAGGAAGCTATGGAGCAAGAAACTGATTTCAGATGACCAAAGATGA